The following proteins come from a genomic window of Campylobacter coli 76339:
- a CDS encoding Ferredoxin domain-containing integral membrane protein — protein MSFDHSKLNLFFISFSTQEFYLMPFLLIFLFLFIFFITTLGGRVWCAWSCPQTIFRVIYRDIIQTKLLKIRKNINNKQKEYEGYYFKKIIAVILFYFISLVAVSNLLWYFVPPEDFFAYIQNPGEHLLLLGILFCASLFLTLDITYLAEKFCIYVCPYARVQSVMFDRDTMQVIYDERRGGVIYDGHTKLYKKPPEGECIGCEACVSICPTHIDIRKGMQLECINCLECADACSKVQSKFNRPSLINWTSVKAIETRKKVNYFRFRTIAYFIVLLIALIALIIMGSKKENMLLNINRSSELYQITHTHKGVEISNAYTFLFQNTDSKTHEYYFEASLEGVDNGLEIIRPSKSFTLKGGEQTKKIVVIKATKKLADNDQKDVIFPLHIKAYAKDDDKIVIFRESIFVYPKSTILKEYYESK, from the coding sequence TTGAGTTTTGATCATTCTAAACTGAATCTATTTTTTATTTCATTCTCAACTCAAGAATTTTATCTTATGCCCTTTTTACTGATTTTTCTTTTTTTATTTATATTTTTTATAACTACTCTAGGAGGAAGGGTATGGTGCGCTTGGAGCTGTCCTCAAACTATTTTTAGGGTGATTTATAGAGATATTATACAAACCAAACTTTTAAAAATTCGTAAAAATATTAATAATAAACAAAAAGAATATGAAGGATATTATTTTAAAAAAATTATAGCTGTAATTTTATTTTATTTTATATCTTTAGTAGCTGTAAGTAATTTACTTTGGTATTTTGTTCCACCTGAAGATTTTTTTGCTTATATACAAAATCCAGGCGAACACTTACTTTTGCTGGGTATTTTATTTTGTGCAAGTTTGTTTTTAACTTTAGATATTACCTATTTAGCAGAAAAATTTTGTATTTATGTATGCCCTTATGCAAGAGTTCAATCTGTAATGTTTGATCGTGATACCATGCAAGTGATTTATGATGAAAGACGCGGTGGAGTGATTTATGATGGACATACTAAACTTTACAAAAAACCACCTGAAGGTGAATGTATAGGCTGTGAGGCTTGTGTAAGTATTTGTCCTACTCATATAGATATACGCAAGGGTATGCAACTTGAATGTATCAATTGTCTAGAATGCGCCGATGCCTGTTCTAAAGTACAAAGCAAATTTAATAGACCAAGTTTAATTAATTGGACTAGCGTAAAAGCTATAGAAACACGAAAAAAAGTAAATTATTTCCGCTTTAGAACCATTGCTTATTTTATTGTCCTTCTGATTGCTTTGATTGCTTTGATAATCATGGGAAGTAAAAAAGAAAATATGCTTTTAAATATCAATCGTAGCAGTGAACTTTATCAAATTACACATACTCACAAGGGTGTAGAAATTTCAAATGCTTATACTTTTTTGTTTCAAAATACTGATTCTAAAACTCATGAATATTATTTTGAAGCTAGCTTAGAAGGCGTTGATAATGGCTTAGAAATTATTCGTCCGAGCAAATCTTTTACATTAAAAGGAGGGGAGCAAACTAAAAAGATTGTTGTGATAAAAGCTACTAAAAAGTTAGCTGATAATGACCAAAAAGATGTGATTTTTCCACTTCACATCAAAGCTTATGCTAAGGATGATGACAAGATTGTTATCTTTAGAGAAAGCATTTTTGTCTATCCTAAAAGTACAATTTTAAAGGAATATTATGAATCTAAATAA
- a CDS encoding Putative sulfite oxidase subunit YedY — MIITPEKLYKQRRDFFKLGAGALIGSSLITSKLSALNFINDTNVNKLEISDEELATNYVNFYEFSTDKKRAVSLAQNFNTQNWKIDISGEIEKPLSLSMEDILKFPLEERIYRFRCVETWSMVVPWVGFELRRLIDMAKPTSEAKFIKFTTLLDKNQFPDQDALFPTVDYPYVEGLRMDEAIHPLTLLAVGMYKKPLKPQNGAPIRLVVPWKYGFKSIKSIVKIEFVKEQPVSTWEKYAPNEYGFYANVNPNVSHPRWSQANERALGDFFTKPTLMFNGYEKEVASLYAGMDLKANY; from the coding sequence ATGATTATAACACCTGAAAAGCTTTATAAACAAAGGAGAGATTTTTTCAAGCTTGGAGCCGGAGCTTTAATCGGTTCTTCTTTAATTACTTCTAAACTCTCTGCTTTAAATTTTATAAACGATACAAATGTAAACAAACTCGAAATCAGCGACGAAGAGCTTGCAACAAACTATGTCAATTTTTATGAATTTTCAACAGATAAAAAAAGAGCAGTCTCTTTAGCACAAAATTTCAATACTCAAAATTGGAAAATCGATATAAGCGGAGAAATAGAAAAACCCTTAAGTCTTAGCATGGAAGATATTTTAAAATTTCCTTTAGAAGAAAGGATTTATCGTTTTCGTTGTGTTGAAACTTGGTCAATGGTAGTACCTTGGGTAGGTTTTGAACTACGCCGTTTAATCGATATGGCAAAACCGACTAGCGAGGCAAAATTTATCAAATTTACTACCCTTTTAGATAAAAACCAATTCCCTGATCAAGACGCTTTATTTCCGACTGTTGATTATCCTTATGTAGAAGGACTCCGCATGGATGAGGCCATACATCCGCTTACCCTGCTTGCAGTAGGTATGTACAAAAAACCTTTAAAACCACAAAATGGAGCACCAATTCGTCTTGTAGTGCCTTGGAAATACGGGTTTAAAAGTATCAAATCCATAGTTAAAATAGAATTTGTAAAAGAACAACCTGTAAGTACTTGGGAAAAATATGCCCCAAATGAATACGGCTTTTATGCCAATGTCAATCCTAATGTATCTCATCCTAGATGGTCACAAGCTAATGAAAGGGCTTTGGGAGACTTTTTCACCAAACCTACTTTAATGTTTAATGGCTATGAAAAAGAAGTGGCAAGTCTTTATGCAGGCATGGATTTAAAGGCAAATTACTAA
- a CDS encoding D-3-phosphoglycerate dehydrogenase codes for MKIVCLDAATLGDYDLSIFKHFGEFQSHALTDRKETIERLKDADVVMTNKVVIDKEVMDACPNLKLILETATGVNNIDVEYAKEKGIIVKNAAGYSTMSVVQHTFAFIFAFLNHIPYYDKWSKEGKWCDSPIFTDFSRILNSMEGKKHGIIGLGSIGKEVAKISSAFGAKICYYSTSGLNQNAEFECLNLEELLRTCDVVSIHAPLNEKTKNLLTYENLKLLKDNAILVNVGRGGIINENDLAKIMDEKNIRVGLDVLESEPMVKNHPLLNIKNKENLIITPHVAWASKEAVEKLMSMVYDNLKEWIENGK; via the coding sequence ATGAAAATCGTATGCTTAGATGCAGCAACTTTAGGGGATTATGATTTAAGTATTTTTAAGCATTTTGGAGAGTTTCAAAGTCATGCTTTAACAGATAGAAAAGAAACCATAGAGCGTTTAAAAGATGCAGATGTGGTTATGACAAATAAAGTTGTTATTGATAAAGAAGTTATGGATGCTTGTCCTAATTTAAAGCTTATTTTAGAAACGGCTACGGGTGTAAACAATATCGATGTTGAATACGCCAAAGAAAAGGGTATTATCGTAAAAAATGCTGCTGGATATTCTACTATGAGCGTAGTTCAGCATACCTTTGCATTTATTTTTGCTTTTTTAAATCATATTCCTTACTATGATAAATGGAGCAAAGAGGGTAAATGGTGCGATAGCCCTATCTTTACGGATTTTAGTAGAATTTTAAATTCAATGGAGGGTAAAAAGCACGGTATTATAGGACTAGGCAGCATAGGCAAAGAAGTGGCTAAAATTTCTAGTGCTTTTGGGGCTAAAATTTGTTATTATTCAACAAGCGGACTCAATCAAAACGCTGAATTTGAATGCTTAAATTTGGAAGAGCTTTTAAGAACTTGCGATGTTGTTAGCATTCATGCTCCTTTGAATGAAAAAACAAAAAATTTGCTTACTTATGAGAATTTAAAACTTTTAAAAGATAATGCGATTTTGGTTAATGTAGGCAGGGGTGGAATCATTAATGAAAATGATTTGGCAAAAATAATGGATGAAAAAAATATCCGCGTAGGACTTGATGTTTTAGAGAGTGAGCCTATGGTGAAAAATCATCCTCTCTTAAATATCAAAAATAAAGAAAATCTCATCATTACTCCACATGTGGCTTGGGCAAGCAAAGAAGCGGTGGAAAAATTGATGTCTATGGTTTATGATAATTTAAAAGAATGGATAGAAAATGGCAAGTGA
- a CDS encoding RND efflux system, membrane fusion protein CmeA has product MQMPPQFVSTMSAKAENIPLSFTYPAKLVSDYDVIIKPQVSGIIVEKLFKAGDLVKKGQTLFIIEQDKFKASVNSAYGKALMARANFDNASKDYNRSKTLYNKGAISQKEYDNALANFNSTKASLTSARADLENARIDLAYTQIKAPFDGVVGDALINIGDYVNSSSSELVRITNLNPIYADFYISDTDKLNIVRNTQDGKWDLSNIYADLNLNGEVVKGKLYFIDSVIDSSSGTVKAKAIFDNNNSTLLPGAFATITSSGFIQKNGFKVPQIAIKQDQNEVYVFLFKEGKVAKAPIHISYQDNEYAIIDKGLQNGDKIILDNFKKIRLGSEVKEVGAQ; this is encoded by the coding sequence ATGCAAATGCCTCCTCAATTTGTCAGTACAATGAGTGCTAAAGCTGAAAATATACCGCTTAGCTTTACTTATCCTGCAAAACTGGTTAGTGATTATGATGTTATCATCAAACCTCAAGTAAGCGGTATTATCGTTGAAAAACTTTTCAAAGCAGGCGATTTGGTTAAAAAAGGGCAAACTCTTTTTATTATCGAACAAGACAAATTTAAAGCAAGTGTAAATTCAGCTTATGGCAAAGCTTTGATGGCTAGAGCAAATTTTGACAATGCTAGTAAAGATTATAACCGTTCAAAAACACTTTACAATAAAGGTGCAATTTCTCAAAAAGAATACGATAATGCTTTGGCTAATTTTAACAGCACAAAAGCAAGTCTTACTAGCGCTAGAGCAGATTTAGAAAATGCACGCATTGACTTAGCCTATACTCAAATCAAAGCTCCTTTTGATGGTGTTGTAGGAGATGCTTTGATCAATATAGGAGATTATGTAAATTCATCTTCAAGCGAGCTTGTAAGAATCACAAATCTCAATCCAATCTATGCAGATTTTTATATTTCAGATACAGATAAACTCAACATTGTTCGCAACACCCAAGATGGAAAATGGGATTTAAGCAATATCTATGCAGATTTAAATCTTAATGGAGAAGTAGTTAAAGGAAAGCTTTATTTTATAGATTCAGTTATCGATTCTAGTAGTGGAACGGTAAAAGCTAAAGCGATTTTTGATAACAACAATTCTACTCTCTTGCCAGGTGCTTTTGCAACAATTACTTCGAGCGGTTTTATCCAAAAAAATGGATTTAAGGTTCCTCAAATTGCAATCAAGCAAGATCAAAATGAAGTTTATGTTTTTCTTTTTAAAGAAGGCAAGGTTGCTAAAGCTCCTATACATATAAGTTATCAAGATAATGAATATGCTATTATCGATAAAGGTTTACAAAATGGGGATAAAATCATTTTAGATAACTTTAAAAAAATCAGATTAGGTAGCGAAGTTAAAGAAGTTGGAGCACAGTAA
- a CDS encoding Similarity with glutathionylspermidine synthase , group 2: MRVVQVEKLQKDYLESIGFSWHSDEDGSDYISDKLVCVSEKEANAYYEAVNELYDMFVAAAQNVIDNNRFDELGIPFNLVDAIKMSWENEVHWHLYGRFDLAGGLDGKPIKLIEFNADTPTALFESAILQWAILKQNGMDESKQFNSIYESLMDNFKRLITLEEDTQGFEEYYQGWKILFSSVAGSKEEEITTKLLAHIANEAGFETDFSFVDEVEFSEEGIFKEGVNYEYWFKLVPWEDIAIEEGELAMLLTQIMRNQKAIILNPAYTLLFQSKGILKILWELFPNHPLLLETRDTPLEGKVYVKKPVFGREGANVSIIKEGKILHENVGPYGNNKNIYQEYVEFNSYDNEYYQAGVFFAYEGCGLGFRKGGLVLDNYSKFVGHIIEG; encoded by the coding sequence ATGAGAGTGGTACAGGTTGAAAAACTTCAAAAAGATTATTTGGAAAGTATAGGATTTTCATGGCATAGCGATGAAGATGGAAGTGATTATATAAGCGATAAATTAGTATGTGTAAGCGAAAAAGAAGCCAATGCTTATTATGAAGCAGTGAATGAGCTTTATGATATGTTTGTAGCTGCAGCGCAAAATGTTATAGATAACAATCGTTTTGATGAGCTTGGAATTCCTTTTAATCTTGTCGATGCTATCAAAATGAGCTGGGAAAATGAAGTACATTGGCATTTATACGGTCGTTTTGATTTAGCAGGTGGTCTTGATGGTAAGCCTATCAAGCTTATAGAATTTAATGCAGATACCCCCACTGCTCTTTTTGAAAGTGCGATCTTGCAATGGGCGATTTTAAAGCAAAATGGCATGGATGAAAGTAAACAATTTAATAGTATTTATGAAAGTTTAATGGATAATTTTAAAAGATTGATCACTCTTGAGGAGGATACTCAAGGTTTTGAAGAATACTATCAAGGGTGGAAAATTCTTTTTTCAAGCGTAGCAGGAAGCAAAGAAGAAGAAATCACTACAAAATTACTTGCTCATATCGCAAATGAAGCAGGATTTGAAACAGATTTTTCTTTCGTGGACGAGGTGGAATTTAGCGAAGAAGGAATTTTTAAAGAGGGTGTAAATTATGAATATTGGTTTAAGCTCGTTCCTTGGGAGGATATAGCCATAGAAGAAGGTGAGCTTGCCATGCTTTTAACACAGATTATGAGAAATCAAAAAGCTATTATTTTAAATCCTGCTTATACGCTTTTATTTCAATCTAAGGGAATTTTAAAAATTTTATGGGAGCTTTTCCCAAATCACCCATTACTTTTAGAAACACGAGATACTCCTTTAGAAGGAAAAGTTTATGTGAAAAAACCTGTTTTTGGTAGAGAAGGGGCAAATGTTAGTATAATCAAAGAAGGTAAAATTTTACACGAGAATGTAGGTCCTTACGGAAACAATAAAAACATTTATCAAGAATATGTAGAATTTAACTCATATGATAATGAATACTATCAAGCAGGTGTTTTCTTTGCTTATGAGGGTTGTGGCTTAGGCTTTAGAAAAGGTGGACTTGTACTTGATAATTATTCTAAATTTGTAGGACATATTATTGAAGGATAA
- a CDS encoding membrane protein gives MHAKYFKFLAYFTFLASLIYGFYHILKAFDFVKEAYIYTGIFALIFLNLSLLFSLCKFKKTKSYPKLLGIFAAFWAFLHFLNYFIFDRNANFLRLFDDISHRLLEASGFIAFTIIFFMFLSSFRVFKKIEKIRKLGYVCLVLASYHYFLSPKVPMFWEWSALILSLVYFTIRYLRFLKPKKS, from the coding sequence ATGCATGCAAAATATTTTAAATTTCTTGCCTATTTTACTTTTTTAGCAAGTTTGATTTATGGCTTTTATCATATATTAAAAGCCTTTGATTTTGTCAAAGAAGCTTATATTTATACAGGAATTTTTGCTTTAATTTTTTTAAATTTAAGCCTTTTATTTTCTTTGTGCAAATTCAAAAAAACCAAAAGCTATCCTAAACTATTGGGAATATTTGCTGCATTTTGGGCATTTTTACATTTTTTAAATTATTTTATCTTTGATAGAAATGCTAACTTTTTAAGGCTCTTTGATGATATCTCTCATCGTTTATTAGAAGCAAGTGGTTTTATCGCTTTTACTATCATCTTTTTTATGTTTTTAAGCTCTTTTAGGGTTTTTAAAAAAATTGAAAAGATAAGAAAATTAGGCTATGTATGTTTAGTGCTAGCAAGCTATCATTATTTTTTAAGTCCTAAAGTTCCTATGTTTTGGGAATGGAGCGCTTTAATACTCAGTCTTGTTTATTTTACGATACGCTATTTAAGATTTTTAAAACCTAAAAAAAGCTAA
- a CDS encoding Putative flagellar motility protein, producing MKKIKKIIQIGMISGLAAVAGGALAGCGNNSENTDTLNQAANAQGAFVIIEEIAPGQYKIKDQFPSDETRVVLKDINGTERVLSKEEMDALIKEEAAKIDNGTSNLTKEEGQISSGGLSLGETLLASAAGAILGSWIGSKLFNNQNFANQQRGAFSNQSAYQRSVNSFNKAGTAGSASSASKSGFFGGGSKASSSSSSSFGS from the coding sequence ATGAAAAAAATCAAAAAAATTATCCAAATTGGTATGATAAGTGGCCTTGCAGCTGTTGCGGGTGGAGCTTTAGCAGGCTGTGGAAACAATAGCGAGAATACCGATACTTTAAATCAGGCAGCAAATGCTCAAGGAGCTTTTGTTATCATCGAAGAAATCGCTCCAGGTCAATATAAAATCAAAGATCAATTTCCAAGTGATGAAACTAGAGTTGTTTTAAAAGATATTAACGGCACAGAAAGAGTATTAAGCAAAGAGGAGATGGATGCACTTATCAAAGAAGAAGCGGCAAAGATTGATAATGGTACTTCAAATTTGACCAAAGAGGAGGGTCAAATCAGTAGTGGAGGATTAAGCTTAGGAGAAACTCTGCTTGCAAGTGCTGCGGGTGCGATTTTGGGTAGCTGGATAGGTTCTAAGCTTTTTAATAATCAAAATTTTGCCAATCAGCAACGAGGTGCTTTTTCAAATCAAAGCGCTTATCAAAGAAGCGTTAATAGTTTCAATAAAGCAGGTACAGCAGGTTCTGCTTCAAGTGCCTCAAAATCAGGATTTTTTGGTGGCGGATCTAAAGCATCTTCAAGTTCAAGTTCTTCTTTTGGATCTTAA
- a CDS encoding Transcriptional repressor of CmeABC operon, CmeR, with translation MNLNKVPSKKVLARKEKIKNVAFDLFLTKGFQETSLSDIIKLSGGSYSNIYDSFHSKEGLFFEILDDVCKKHFDLIASQTQTIGNGNLREILISFGLAFVDIFNQAQTVAFGKIIFSQVYDKSKHFKNWIENNQKVFSYSILIELFKKQDNSYISDNAQKLAILFCAMLREPHHSLNVLADVPLMSKQEQKEHVEFIVNIFLKGIKNNTSS, from the coding sequence ATGAATCTAAATAAAGTGCCTTCTAAAAAAGTTTTAGCAAGGAAAGAAAAAATTAAAAATGTCGCTTTTGATCTATTTTTAACCAAGGGTTTCCAAGAAACCAGTTTAAGCGATATTATTAAATTATCCGGTGGCTCATATTCTAATATTTATGATAGCTTCCATAGTAAAGAAGGGTTATTTTTTGAAATTTTGGATGATGTTTGTAAAAAACATTTTGATTTGATAGCTTCTCAAACTCAAACTATCGGGAATGGGAATTTAAGAGAAATTTTAATTTCTTTTGGACTTGCTTTTGTTGATATTTTCAACCAAGCTCAAACCGTGGCTTTTGGTAAAATTATTTTTTCTCAAGTTTATGATAAAAGCAAGCATTTTAAAAATTGGATTGAAAACAATCAAAAAGTTTTCTCCTATAGCATACTTATAGAACTCTTTAAAAAGCAAGATAATAGCTATATCTCAGATAATGCTCAAAAACTTGCTATACTTTTTTGCGCCATGCTAAGAGAACCTCACCATAGCTTAAATGTTTTAGCTGATGTTCCTTTGATGAGCAAGCAAGAGCAAAAAGAACATGTAGAATTCATTGTCAATATATTCTTAAAAGGAATTAAAAATAATACTTCATCTTGA
- a CDS encoding Putative lipoprotein, protein MKKIFIFFLLLFFSACALKNQEYPSQKMKVVFNTPAIKINDFGFLKKENKALNLEVYKLGQAFFKLKIREDICLNSVCYSKTVFNQKFFKNTYYEDILKDILEAKPLWNGKNIEKTQCGFNQKLNSANYEIFYEVCDNKISFFDKISHIKIILVKF, encoded by the coding sequence TTGAAAAAAATTTTTATCTTTTTTTTACTTTTGTTTTTCAGTGCTTGTGCTTTAAAAAATCAAGAATATCCTAGCCAAAAAATGAAGGTTGTATTTAATACTCCAGCTATTAAAATCAACGATTTTGGCTTTTTGAAAAAGGAAAATAAGGCTTTAAATTTAGAAGTTTATAAATTAGGCCAAGCCTTTTTCAAGCTTAAAATAAGAGAGGATATTTGTTTGAATTCGGTATGTTATAGCAAGACAGTATTTAATCAAAAATTTTTTAAGAACACCTATTATGAAGATATATTAAAAGATATTTTAGAAGCAAAACCTCTATGGAATGGCAAAAATATAGAAAAAACTCAATGTGGATTTAATCAGAAATTAAATAGTGCAAATTATGAAATTTTTTACGAAGTTTGTGACAATAAAATAAGTTTTTTTGATAAGATTTCACATATAAAAATTATTTTAGTGAAATTTTAA
- a CDS encoding SSU ribosomal protein S21p — protein MPGIKVHPNESFDEAYRKFKKQVDRNLVVTEVRARRFFEPMTEIRKKQKISARKKMLKRLYMLRRYESRL, from the coding sequence GTGCCAGGAATTAAGGTACATCCTAACGAGTCTTTTGATGAAGCGTATCGTAAGTTCAAAAAGCAAGTAGATAGAAATCTAGTTGTTACTGAAGTAAGAGCAAGAAGATTTTTTGAGCCCATGACTGAAATTCGCAAAAAACAAAAAATTTCAGCACGCAAAAAAATGCTTAAAAGACTTTATATGCTTAGACGCTACGAGTCAAGACTCTAA
- a CDS encoding Cell division protein FtsH, with protein sequence MVRLKEFLSLKNIEESQIYKELKCSKNEALILRELCKNYVISISSVNTFTLLTGIFGSEKYLYLDTLEDLKRLIERGFINQNSGFFKNIESNKSQKLTLSLLQSELSLSEYFLEFLEAKPCLNLDKKEAYGEYLEYLKDEFMRVELYERLSFIRSSTCSDEVKAQIKLYEKHIKERLKKSKFYNILADIFKEYNLESKEQIIFLALLKEEYTLSNENSVSREMNSLLSLVSENDLEKHKNKSLLQENAPLLNLIEYDEYLNTFGDISKSFFITDEILQRIINFEPKQNKKIKIENVLKEQDIFELIEPSIDINDIIMPQNTKELLENILKQQDKKVLERLNSWGIKSNKNIEAKIIFYGPAGTGKTMSALAMAKSMKKTVLSFDCSKILSKWVGESEQNVRKIFDTYKNIVQTCKQSPILLLNEADQFLSTRVESSSGSDKMHNQMQNIFLEQIERFNGVIIATTNFLESLDSAFSRRFDYKIEFKKPDFKDRLKMWEKFLPRKASFEKAFDVNILANYELSGAQILMVVKNTALKVAVTEDGVFKMQDFVESIQKELNSSFDKSKIVGF encoded by the coding sequence ATGGTTAGACTAAAGGAATTTTTAAGTCTTAAAAATATAGAAGAAAGTCAAATTTATAAAGAATTAAAGTGTTCAAAAAATGAGGCTTTGATTTTAAGAGAACTTTGCAAAAACTATGTTATTTCCATATCTTCTGTTAATACTTTTACTTTACTGACGGGAATTTTTGGTAGTGAAAAATATTTGTATTTGGATACTTTGGAGGATTTAAAAAGGCTTATTGAAAGAGGTTTTATAAATCAAAATTCTGGTTTTTTTAAAAATATAGAAAGCAATAAAAGTCAAAAATTAACTCTTAGCCTATTGCAAAGTGAATTGAGTTTAAGTGAATATTTTTTAGAATTTTTAGAAGCTAAACCTTGTTTAAATTTAGATAAAAAAGAAGCTTATGGGGAGTATTTAGAATATTTAAAAGATGAATTTATGAGAGTTGAGCTATATGAGAGATTGAGTTTTATACGCTCAAGCACATGTAGCGATGAGGTTAAAGCCCAAATCAAGCTTTATGAAAAGCATATTAAAGAAAGACTTAAGAAAAGTAAATTTTATAATATTTTAGCAGATATTTTTAAAGAGTATAATCTTGAAAGCAAAGAACAAATCATTTTTCTAGCTCTTCTTAAAGAAGAATATACCTTAAGCAATGAAAACTCAGTGTCTAGAGAGATGAACTCTTTACTTTCTTTAGTCAGTGAAAATGATTTAGAAAAGCATAAAAATAAAAGCTTATTGCAAGAAAACGCCCCTCTTCTTAATCTGATAGAGTATGATGAATATTTAAATACTTTTGGTGATATTTCTAAAAGTTTTTTTATTACAGATGAAATTTTGCAAAGAATTATAAATTTTGAGCCAAAGCAAAATAAAAAAATTAAAATCGAAAATGTTTTAAAAGAGCAAGATATTTTCGAACTTATAGAGCCAAGTATAGATATAAATGATATCATTATGCCTCAAAATACTAAAGAGCTTTTGGAAAATATCTTAAAACAGCAAGATAAAAAAGTACTCGAAAGGCTAAATTCTTGGGGAATAAAAAGCAATAAAAATATAGAAGCAAAGATTATTTTTTATGGACCTGCTGGAACAGGGAAAACTATGTCAGCCTTAGCTATGGCAAAATCAATGAAAAAAACAGTACTTAGTTTTGATTGTTCTAAAATTTTAAGTAAATGGGTGGGCGAAAGCGAACAAAATGTAAGGAAAATTTTTGATACTTATAAAAATATAGTTCAAACTTGCAAACAAAGTCCCATACTGCTTTTAAATGAAGCCGATCAGTTTTTAAGCACAAGGGTTGAAAGTAGTAGTGGAAGCGATAAAATGCATAATCAAATGCAAAATATTTTTTTAGAGCAAATTGAGCGCTTTAATGGTGTTATCATTGCCACAACTAACTTTTTAGAAAGTTTAGATAGCGCTTTTTCGAGAAGATTTGACTATAAGATTGAATTTAAAAAACCTGATTTTAAAGACAGGCTTAAGATGTGGGAGAAATTTTTACCTAGAAAAGCATCCTTTGAAAAAGCATTTGATGTTAATATTTTAGCAAATTACGAATTAAGCGGAGCACAAATTTTAATGGTTGTTAAAAATACTGCCTTAAAAGTAGCGGTGACCGAAGATGGAGTATTTAAAATGCAAGATTTTGTAGAAAGCATACAAAAAGAATTAAATTCCAGCTTCGATAAAAGTAAAATTGTCGGTTTTTAG
- a CDS encoding Putative periplasmic protein — MKIGLLLCFCVSLICAQIYKGEIYFYDLKDKQIFAIVYDNAPFIPIFDREANQSSPSFLMLSDYNTSTEITLFQKENSWEDEQKKYKISSSRELVFDNKKFQGNKLGVTSLELIKDQNNIRIKGSFDFLNYKNKTKDFRPIRKEGMSFEQILQKPIVLKDGRFSFEEWYYFYEEGDRAILELNNFVYDIDKKVFLNLNELYDVNNLKFKELLHQKLDLVCDECFDDMGEISFNNNFLITNFGLRLCYLPYENHYLDENICVNFNENEIKEFKK; from the coding sequence TTGAAAATAGGGCTATTGTTGTGCTTTTGTGTAAGTTTAATTTGTGCACAAATTTATAAGGGTGAAATTTATTTTTACGATTTAAAAGATAAACAAATTTTTGCTATAGTTTATGATAATGCTCCTTTTATACCGATTTTTGACAGAGAGGCTAATCAAAGCAGTCCTAGCTTTCTAATGCTTAGTGATTATAATACAAGCACTGAAATAACTCTTTTTCAAAAAGAAAATTCATGGGAGGATGAGCAAAAAAAATACAAAATTTCTTCTTCTAGGGAATTGGTATTTGATAATAAAAAATTTCAAGGAAATAAACTAGGAGTAACAAGTCTTGAACTTATTAAAGATCAAAACAATATAAGAATTAAAGGCAGTTTCGATTTTTTAAATTATAAAAATAAAACCAAGGATTTTCGTCCTATTCGTAAGGAGGGCATGAGCTTTGAACAAATTCTTCAAAAACCTATTGTATTAAAAGATGGAAGGTTTAGTTTTGAAGAATGGTATTATTTTTACGAAGAAGGCGATCGTGCAATTTTAGAGCTTAATAATTTTGTTTATGATATAGATAAAAAAGTTTTTTTGAATTTAAATGAGCTTTATGATGTAAATAACTTAAAATTTAAAGAGCTCTTACATCAAAAACTTGATCTTGTTTGTGATGAATGCTTTGATGATATGGGAGAGATTTCTTTTAATAATAATTTTTTAATTACAAATTTTGGTTTAAGATTGTGCTATCTTCCTTATGAAAACCATTATTTGGATGAAAATATTTGTGTTAATTTTAATGAAAATGAGATAAAGGAATTTAAAAAATAA